One window of the Zea mays cultivar B73 chromosome 3, Zm-B73-REFERENCE-NAM-5.0, whole genome shotgun sequence genome contains the following:
- the LOC101027228 gene encoding calcineurin B-like protein 5 isoform X3 — MGCLQTKHASRSPHLLDTREAVALAAETSFTVSEVEALHDLFRKISNSVIRDNLIHKEEFQLALFRGKKQQNLFVDRVFDLFDQKRNGVIEFGEFVRSLGVFHPDAPEDQKVAFAFKLYDLKQTGFIERHELKEMVLALLDESDLDIASDAVEMIVDRADTKGDGKIDQEEWTEYAKDNPYVLRNMTLPYLKDITMVFPSFVMHSEISETDMAV, encoded by the exons ATGGGCTGTCTGCAAACAAAGCACGCCAGTCGATCGCCGCACTTGCTGGATACACGGGAAGCTGTAGCCCTTGCTGCTGAAACATCTT TTACAGTGAGTGAAGTTGAAGCACTGCATGACCTCTTCCGGAAAATAAGTAATTCAGTTATCAGAGATAATCTAATTCACAAG GAAGAATTCCAACTTGCTCTCTTTAGGGGCAAGAAGCAGCAAAATCTCTTTGTTGATAGG GTATTTGACTTGTTTGATCAAAAACGAAATGGTGTAATTGAATTTGGTGAGTTTGTTCGATCTCTTGGTGTGTTTCATCCAGATGCACCAGAAGATCAGAAAGTTGCAT TTGCATTTAAGTTGTATGACTTAAAACAGACAGGCTTTATAGAACGGCATGAG TTAAAGGAGATGGTGCTGGCTCTGCTGGACGAATCAGATTTGGATATTGCGAGCGACGCTGTCGAGATGATTGTTGACAgg GCCGACACAAAAGGTGATGGGAAGATAGATCAGGAAGAATGGACTGAATATGCTAAAGACAATCCATACGTGCTGAGGAATATGACCCTTCCATACCTCAA GGACATTACTATGGTATTCCCAAGCTTTGTGATGCACTCAGAAATCAGTGAAACAGACATGGCTGTCTAA
- the LOC101027228 gene encoding calcineurin B-like protein 5 isoform X2, whose translation MGCLQTKHASRSPHLLDTREAVALAAETSCEKVDLPDFVNIATGTLRLTVSEVEALHDLFRKISNSVIRDNLIHKEEFQLALFRGKKQQNLFVDRVFDLFDQKRNGVIEFGEFVRSLGVFHPDAPEDQKVAFAFKLYDLKQTGFIERHELKEMVLALLDESDLDIASDAVEMIVDRADTKGDGKIDQEEWTEYAKDNPYVLRNMTLPYLKDITMVFPSFVMHSEISETDMAV comes from the exons ATGGGCTGTCTGCAAACAAAGCACGCCAGTCGATCGCCGCACTTGCTGGATACACGGGAAGCTGTAGCCCTTGCTGCTGAAACATCTTGTGAGAAAGTGGATCTTCCAGATTTTGTTAATATTGCTACTGGAACACTGCGGC TTACAGTGAGTGAAGTTGAAGCACTGCATGACCTCTTCCGGAAAATAAGTAATTCAGTTATCAGAGATAATCTAATTCACAAG GAAGAATTCCAACTTGCTCTCTTTAGGGGCAAGAAGCAGCAAAATCTCTTTGTTGATAGG GTATTTGACTTGTTTGATCAAAAACGAAATGGTGTAATTGAATTTGGTGAGTTTGTTCGATCTCTTGGTGTGTTTCATCCAGATGCACCAGAAGATCAGAAAGTTGCAT TTGCATTTAAGTTGTATGACTTAAAACAGACAGGCTTTATAGAACGGCATGAG TTAAAGGAGATGGTGCTGGCTCTGCTGGACGAATCAGATTTGGATATTGCGAGCGACGCTGTCGAGATGATTGTTGACAgg GCCGACACAAAAGGTGATGGGAAGATAGATCAGGAAGAATGGACTGAATATGCTAAAGACAATCCATACGTGCTGAGGAATATGACCCTTCCATACCTCAA GGACATTACTATGGTATTCCCAAGCTTTGTGATGCACTCAGAAATCAGTGAAACAGACATGGCTGTCTAA
- the LOC101027228 gene encoding calcineurin B-like protein 5 isoform X1, with product MGCLQTKHASRSPHLLDTREAVALAAETSCEKVDLPDFVNIATGTLRLTVSEVEALHDLFRKISNSVIRDNLIHKEEFQLALFRGKKQQNLFVDRVFDLFDQKRNGVIEFGEFVRSLGVFHPDAPEDQKVAFAFKLYDLKQTGFIERHELKEMVLALLDESDLDIASDAVEMIVDRTFDQADTKGDGKIDQEEWTEYAKDNPYVLRNMTLPYLKDITMVFPSFVMHSEISETDMAV from the exons ATGGGCTGTCTGCAAACAAAGCACGCCAGTCGATCGCCGCACTTGCTGGATACACGGGAAGCTGTAGCCCTTGCTGCTGAAACATCTTGTGAGAAAGTGGATCTTCCAGATTTTGTTAATATTGCTACTGGAACACTGCGGC TTACAGTGAGTGAAGTTGAAGCACTGCATGACCTCTTCCGGAAAATAAGTAATTCAGTTATCAGAGATAATCTAATTCACAAG GAAGAATTCCAACTTGCTCTCTTTAGGGGCAAGAAGCAGCAAAATCTCTTTGTTGATAGG GTATTTGACTTGTTTGATCAAAAACGAAATGGTGTAATTGAATTTGGTGAGTTTGTTCGATCTCTTGGTGTGTTTCATCCAGATGCACCAGAAGATCAGAAAGTTGCAT TTGCATTTAAGTTGTATGACTTAAAACAGACAGGCTTTATAGAACGGCATGAG TTAAAGGAGATGGTGCTGGCTCTGCTGGACGAATCAGATTTGGATATTGCGAGCGACGCTGTCGAGATGATTGTTGACAgg ACATTTGATCAGGCCGACACAAAAGGTGATGGGAAGATAGATCAGGAAGAATGGACTGAATATGCTAAAGACAATCCATACGTGCTGAGGAATATGACCCTTCCATACCTCAA GGACATTACTATGGTATTCCCAAGCTTTGTGATGCACTCAGAAATCAGTGAAACAGACATGGCTGTCTAA
- the LOC100501808 gene encoding Aspartyl protease family protein 2-like precursor, with amino-acid sequence MTTLAALLLLVAASNVVKAVEYHSFVATPLSPHLYTAPSLDADEDVFGGSLAVAEEAAAASDSAVHFRVVHRDTFAVNATAGELLKHRLQRDKRRAARISEAAGAGGGNGRKGVAAPVVSGLAQGSGEYFTKIGVGTPATQALMVLDTGSDVVWVQCAPCRRCYEQSGPVFDPRRSSSYGAVGCGAALCRRLDSGGCDLRRGACMYQVAYGDGSVTAGDFVTETLTFAGGARVARVALGCGHDNEGLFVAAAGLLGLGRGGLSFPTQISRRYGRSFSYCLVDRTSSGAGAAPGSHRSSTVSFGAGSVGASSASFTPMVRNPRMETFYYVQLVGISVGGARVPGVAESDLRLDPSTGRGGVIVDSGTSVTRLARASYSALRDAFRAAAAGGLRLSPGGFSLFDTCYDLGGRRVVKVPTVSMHFAGGAEAALPPENYLIPVDSRGTFCFAFAGTDGGVSIIGNIQQQGFRVVFDGDGQRVGFAPKGC; translated from the coding sequence ATGACGACCCTCGCCGCGCTGCTCCTTCTGGTTGCCGCTTCCAATGTCGTCAAGGCCGTGGAGTACCACAGCTTTGTAGCCACCCCGCTGTCTCCCCACTTGTACACCGCTCCGTCCTTGGACGCGGACGAGGATGTCTTCGGCGGCAGCCTTGCCGTCGCGGAGGAGGCGGCCGCGGCGTCAGACTCGGCCGTGCACTTCCGCGTGGTCCACCGGGACACCTTCGCGGTGAACGCCACCGCGGGCGAGCTGCTGAAGCACCGTCTGCAGCGGGACAAGCGTAGGGCGGCGCGGATCTCGGAGGCGGCCGGCGCCGGCGGTGGCAACGGGAGAAAGGGCGTCGCGGCGCCGGTGGTCTCGGGGCTGGCGCAGGGGAGCGGGGAGTACTTCACCAAGATCGGGGTGGGCACGCCGGCCACGCAGGCGCTGATGGTGCTGGACACCGGCAGCGACGTGGTGTGGGTGCAGTGCGCGCCGTGCCGGCGGTGCTACGAGCAGTCGGGCCCGGTGTTCGACCCGCGGCGCTCGAGCTCGTACGGCGCCGTGGGCTGCGGCGCGGCGCTGTGCCGCAGGCTGGACTCGGGGGGCTGCGACCTGCGGCGCGGGGCGTGCATGTACCAGGTGGCCTACGGCGACGGCTCGGTGACCGCGGGCGACTTCGTGACCGAGACGCTCACCTTCGCGGGAGGCGCCCGCGTGGCGCGCGTGGCGCTCGGGTGCGGCCACGACAACGAGGGCCTGTTCGTGGCCGCGGCGGGGCTGCTGGGGCTCGGGCGCGGCGGGCTGTCGTTCCCGACCCAGATCTCCCGCCGCTACGGCCGGAGCTTCTCCTACTGCCTCGTCGACCGCACCTCCTCCGGCGCGGGCGCCGCGCCGGGCTCCCACCGGTCCTCCACCGTCAGCTTCGGGGCGGGCTCCGTCGGCgcgtcgtcggcgtccttcacccCGATGGTCCGCAACCCGCGCATGGAGACGTTCTACTACGTGCAGCTGGTGGGCATCAGCGTGGGCGGCGCGCGCGTCCCGGGCGTGGCCGAGTCGGACCTCCGGCTGGACCCGTCCACGGGCCGCGGCGGCGTGATCGTGGACTCGGGCACCTCCGTGACCCGCCTCGCCCGCGCGTCCTACTCCGCGCTCCGCGACGCGTTCCGCGCCGCCGCGGCGGGGGGGCTCCGGCTCTCCCCCGGCGGGTTCTCGCTGTTCGACACGTGCTACGACCTGGGCGGGCGCAGGGTGGTGAAGGTGCCGACCGTGTCGATGCACTTCGCGGGCGGCGCCGAGGCCGCACTGCCCCCCGAGAACTACCTCATCCCCGTGGACTCCAGGGGCACCTTCTGCTTCGCGTTCGcgggcaccgacggcggcgtgtcCATCATCGGCAACATCCAGCAGCAGGGGTTCCGCGTGGTGTTCGACGGCGACGGCCAGCGCGTGGGGTTCGCGCCCAAAGGCTGCTGA
- the LOC101027228 gene encoding Calcineurin B-like protein 5, with protein MGCLQTKHASRSPHLLDTREAVALAAETSFTVSEVEALHDLFRKISNSVIRDNLIHKEEFQLALFRGKKQQNLFVDRVFDLFDQKRNGVIEFGEFVRSLGVFHPDAPEDQKVAFAFKLYDLKQTGFIERHELKEMVLALLDESDLDIASDAVEMIVDRTFDQADTKGDGKIDQEEWTEYAKDNPYVLRNMTLPYLKDITMVFPSFVMHSEISETDMAV; from the exons ATGGGCTGTCTGCAAACAAAGCACGCCAGTCGATCGCCGCACTTGCTGGATACACGGGAAGCTGTAGCCCTTGCTGCTGAAACATCTT TTACAGTGAGTGAAGTTGAAGCACTGCATGACCTCTTCCGGAAAATAAGTAATTCAGTTATCAGAGATAATCTAATTCACAAG GAAGAATTCCAACTTGCTCTCTTTAGGGGCAAGAAGCAGCAAAATCTCTTTGTTGATAGG GTATTTGACTTGTTTGATCAAAAACGAAATGGTGTAATTGAATTTGGTGAGTTTGTTCGATCTCTTGGTGTGTTTCATCCAGATGCACCAGAAGATCAGAAAGTTGCAT TTGCATTTAAGTTGTATGACTTAAAACAGACAGGCTTTATAGAACGGCATGAG TTAAAGGAGATGGTGCTGGCTCTGCTGGACGAATCAGATTTGGATATTGCGAGCGACGCTGTCGAGATGATTGTTGACAgg ACATTTGATCAGGCCGACACAAAAGGTGATGGGAAGATAGATCAGGAAGAATGGACTGAATATGCTAAAGACAATCCATACGTGCTGAGGAATATGACCCTTCCATACCTCAA GGACATTACTATGGTATTCCCAAGCTTTGTGATGCACTCAGAAATCAGTGAAACAGACATGGCTGTCTAA
- the LOC100283237 gene encoding uncharacterized protein LOC100283237 has translation MAAKLAQLRTQVTRAAEFASKHGCSYYKEVMEKNKQYVVQPPTVEKCQELSKQLFYTRLASLPGRYESFWKELDCVKQVWKNRKDLTVEDLGIASLFGVELYAWFCVGEIVGRGFTLTGYKV, from the exons ATGGCGGCGAAGCTGGCGCAGCTGCGCACACAGGTAACGCGTGCGGCGGAGTTCGCCTCGAAGCACGGCTGCTCCTACTACAAGGAGGTAATGGAGAAGAACAAGCAGTACGTCGTTCAGCCCCCCACCGTCGAGAAGTGCCAGGAGCTCTCCAAGCAGCTCTTTTACACCCGCCTCGCAAG CCTACCAGGTCGCTATGAGTCATTCTGGAAGGAGCTTGATTGTGTCAAGCAGGTATGGAAGAACAGGAAGGACCTCACGGTCGAGGACCTTGGCATTGCGAGTTTATTTGGAGTTGAGCTCTATGCATGGTTCTGCGTAGGCGAGATTGTCGGCAGAGGTTTCACCTTGACCGGCTATAAGGTCTAG